In Micromonospora sp. LH3U1, one genomic interval encodes:
- a CDS encoding multifunctional oxoglutarate decarboxylase/oxoglutarate dehydrogenase thiamine pyrophosphate-binding subunit/dihydrolipoyllysine-residue succinyltransferase subunit, with amino-acid sequence MSTQQTSQENPLAGFGPNEWIVEEMYQRYLADPTSVDSAWHDFFADYRPAPGAGTPRGAEASDKPAAPPEPDGQPEAAAKVSQPSATAQPKTTSKPAAAQSAPAKPAAAPTTAKAAPEKATPAKPAAKPDASSADGPQTTPLRGVAAKIVQNMDASLSVPTATSVRAVPAKLLVDNRIVINNHLARGRGGKVSFTHLVGYAMVRALVQHPEMNNSFAEANGKPAVVRPAHVNLGIAIDLAKPDGSRNLVVPSIKGCEKMDFRQFWQAYEDVVRRARRNELTMDDYSGTTISLTNPGGIGTVHSMPRLMQGQSAIIGVGAMEYPAPYQGMSETTLAELAVSKIITLTSTYDHRIIQGAQSGEFLKVMHELILGEHGFYDQIFTSLRIPYEPVRWMRDVAVNSEGQINKTARVHELIHAYRVRGHLMADTDPLEFKIRKHPDLDVLQHGLTLWDLDREFPVNGFAGRQRMKLREILGVLRDSYCRRVGIEYMHIQDPEERRWVQERIERKYEKPAADEQKHVLNRLNAAEAFETFLQTKYVGQKRFSLEGGESLIPLLGEVLESSAENGLDEVVIGMAHRGRLNVLANIVGKPYEKIFSEFEGHLDPRSTQGSGDVKYHLGQNGKFTTPDGEHAVKVSVVANPSHLEAVDPVLEGIVRAKQDRIDLKLEGYTVLPLAVHGDAAFAGQGVVAETLNLSQLRGYRTGGTVHVVVNNQVGFTTAPEYSRSSLYSTDVARMIQAPIFHVNGDDPEAVVRVARLAFEYRQTFNKDVVIDMVCYRRRGHNEGDDPSMSNPQMYKIIDSKRSVRKLYTEELIGRGDITVEDAEELLRDYQAQLEKVFKATRDAASAPRQLNRPRREEEPEPQVDTATDVSVVKAIGEAHVNLPEGFTPHKRIQQLLDRRAKMSVEGNIDWGYGEIIALGSLLHDGITVRLAGQDSRRGTFVQRHASVVDSRTGDDYLPLKSLTGDGERSRFFVHDSLLSEYAAMGFEYGYSVENINALVAWEAQFGDFVNGAQSVIDEFISSGEVKWGQRSAITLLLPHGHEGQGPDHTSGRPERFLQMCAEDNMRVSIPTTPANYFHLLRRQALSPKRKPLVVFTPKSLLRHKLCVSSVEDFTTGTFQPVLQDTAAPAPEAVKRVLLCSGKVYYDLFQARQDRGVTDTAIIRIEQLYPLPVEEIRAALAQYPNAEDFAWVQEEPANQGGWSFVALNLLEHLTDVRLRRISRPAAAAPAVGSAKTHEVELNALIEAALPRP; translated from the coding sequence GTGTCGACCCAGCAGACTTCGCAGGAGAACCCACTAGCGGGTTTCGGCCCGAATGAGTGGATCGTCGAGGAGATGTACCAGCGCTACCTCGCCGACCCAACGAGCGTCGATTCGGCCTGGCACGACTTCTTCGCCGACTACCGCCCGGCGCCGGGCGCAGGCACACCGCGTGGGGCCGAGGCGTCGGACAAGCCGGCCGCCCCGCCGGAGCCGGACGGCCAGCCGGAGGCAGCCGCCAAGGTCAGCCAGCCGAGCGCCACGGCGCAGCCGAAGACCACGAGCAAGCCGGCCGCCGCCCAGTCGGCACCGGCCAAGCCCGCCGCCGCGCCCACCACGGCCAAGGCCGCACCGGAGAAGGCCACACCGGCCAAGCCGGCCGCGAAGCCCGACGCGTCGAGTGCCGACGGCCCGCAGACCACTCCGCTACGCGGTGTCGCCGCGAAGATCGTCCAGAACATGGACGCCTCGCTGAGTGTGCCGACCGCGACCAGCGTTCGCGCGGTCCCGGCCAAGCTGCTGGTGGACAACCGCATCGTGATCAACAACCACCTCGCCCGAGGGCGCGGTGGCAAGGTCAGCTTCACCCACCTGGTCGGCTACGCGATGGTCCGCGCGCTGGTCCAGCACCCCGAGATGAACAACTCCTTCGCCGAGGCAAACGGCAAGCCGGCGGTGGTCCGCCCGGCACACGTCAACCTCGGCATCGCGATCGACCTGGCCAAGCCGGACGGCAGCCGCAACCTGGTGGTCCCCTCCATCAAGGGCTGCGAGAAGATGGACTTCCGGCAGTTCTGGCAGGCGTACGAGGACGTGGTCCGGCGGGCGCGGCGCAATGAGCTGACCATGGACGACTACTCCGGCACCACGATCTCGCTGACCAACCCGGGCGGCATCGGCACAGTGCACTCGATGCCGCGGCTGATGCAGGGGCAGAGCGCGATCATCGGCGTCGGCGCGATGGAATACCCGGCCCCCTACCAGGGCATGTCCGAGACCACCCTGGCCGAGCTGGCCGTCAGCAAGATCATCACGCTGACCAGCACGTACGACCACCGGATCATCCAGGGCGCGCAGTCCGGCGAGTTCCTCAAGGTGATGCACGAGCTGATCCTTGGCGAGCACGGCTTCTACGACCAGATCTTCACCTCGCTGCGCATCCCGTACGAGCCGGTGCGGTGGATGCGCGACGTGGCGGTCAACTCCGAGGGCCAGATCAACAAGACCGCCCGGGTGCACGAGCTGATCCACGCGTACCGGGTGCGCGGTCACCTGATGGCCGACACCGACCCACTGGAATTCAAGATCCGCAAGCACCCCGACCTGGACGTCCTCCAGCACGGGCTCACCCTCTGGGACCTGGACCGCGAGTTCCCGGTCAACGGCTTCGCCGGCCGGCAGCGGATGAAGCTGCGCGAGATCCTCGGCGTGCTGCGCGACTCATACTGCCGCCGCGTCGGCATCGAGTACATGCACATCCAGGACCCGGAGGAGCGGCGTTGGGTCCAGGAGCGGATCGAGCGCAAGTACGAGAAGCCGGCCGCCGACGAGCAGAAGCACGTCCTCAACCGGCTCAACGCCGCCGAGGCGTTCGAGACCTTCCTGCAGACCAAGTACGTCGGCCAGAAGCGCTTCTCGCTGGAGGGCGGCGAGTCGCTGATTCCGCTGCTCGGTGAGGTGCTGGAGTCGTCCGCCGAGAACGGGCTGGACGAGGTCGTCATCGGCATGGCCCACCGGGGTCGGCTCAACGTGCTGGCCAACATCGTCGGCAAGCCGTACGAGAAGATCTTCTCGGAGTTCGAGGGCCACCTGGACCCGCGTTCGACGCAGGGCTCCGGCGACGTGAAATACCACCTGGGCCAGAACGGCAAGTTCACCACCCCCGACGGCGAGCACGCGGTCAAGGTGTCGGTGGTGGCCAACCCGTCGCACCTGGAGGCTGTCGACCCGGTGCTGGAGGGCATCGTCCGGGCCAAGCAGGACCGGATAGACCTCAAGCTGGAGGGCTACACCGTGCTGCCGCTGGCAGTGCACGGTGACGCCGCCTTCGCCGGACAGGGTGTGGTCGCCGAGACGCTCAACCTGTCGCAGCTGCGCGGCTACCGCACCGGTGGCACCGTGCACGTGGTGGTCAACAACCAGGTCGGCTTCACCACCGCCCCGGAGTACAGCCGATCCAGCCTCTACAGCACCGACGTGGCCCGGATGATCCAGGCGCCGATCTTCCACGTCAACGGCGACGACCCGGAGGCCGTGGTCCGGGTGGCCCGGCTGGCCTTCGAATACCGGCAGACGTTCAACAAGGACGTCGTGATCGACATGGTCTGCTACCGCCGGCGCGGACACAACGAGGGCGACGACCCGTCGATGTCCAACCCCCAGATGTACAAGATCATTGATTCGAAGCGCTCGGTGCGCAAGCTCTACACCGAGGAGCTGATCGGTCGCGGCGACATCACCGTGGAAGACGCGGAAGAGCTGCTGCGTGACTACCAGGCGCAGCTGGAGAAGGTCTTCAAGGCCACCCGGGACGCCGCCTCGGCACCACGTCAGCTCAACCGGCCGCGCCGCGAGGAGGAGCCGGAGCCGCAGGTCGACACCGCTACCGATGTCTCCGTGGTGAAGGCGATCGGCGAGGCGCACGTCAACCTGCCGGAGGGCTTCACCCCGCACAAGCGGATCCAGCAGTTGCTCGACCGGCGGGCCAAGATGTCCGTCGAGGGCAACATCGACTGGGGCTACGGCGAGATCATCGCGCTCGGGTCGCTGCTGCACGACGGGATCACCGTCCGGCTGGCCGGGCAGGATTCCCGGCGCGGCACGTTCGTCCAGCGGCACGCCTCGGTGGTCGACTCCCGCACCGGCGACGACTACCTGCCGCTGAAGTCGCTCACCGGCGATGGCGAGCGCTCCCGGTTCTTCGTGCACGACTCGCTGCTCAGCGAGTACGCGGCGATGGGCTTCGAGTACGGCTACTCGGTGGAGAACATCAACGCGCTCGTCGCCTGGGAGGCCCAGTTCGGCGACTTCGTCAACGGCGCCCAGTCGGTGATCGACGAGTTCATCTCCTCCGGCGAGGTGAAGTGGGGCCAGCGCTCCGCCATCACCCTGCTGCTCCCGCACGGCCACGAGGGCCAGGGCCCGGACCACACGTCCGGCCGGCCGGAGCGGTTCCTGCAGATGTGCGCCGAGGACAACATGCGGGTGTCCATCCCGACCACTCCGGCGAACTACTTCCACCTGCTGCGCCGCCAGGCCCTGTCGCCCAAGCGCAAGCCGCTGGTGGTGTTCACGCCGAAGTCGCTGCTGCGGCACAAGCTCTGCGTCTCGTCGGTGGAGGACTTCACCACCGGCACCTTCCAGCCGGTGCTGCAGGACACGGCTGCCCCGGCACCGGAGGCGGTGAAGCGGGTGCTGCTCTGCTCCGGCAAGGTCTACTACGACCTGTTCCAGGCCCGCCAGGATCGCGGCGTCACCGACACCGCGATCATCCGGATCGAGCAGCTGTACCCGCTGCCGGTGGAGGAGATCCGGGCCGCCCTCGCGCAGTACCCGAACGCGGAGGACTTCGCCTGGGTGCAGGAGGAGCCGGCCAACCAGGGCGGCTGGTCGTTCGTGGCGCTCAACCTGTTGGAGCACCTCACCGACGTCCGGCTGCGCCGGATCTCCCGCCCGGCGGCGGCGGCCCCGGCGGTCGGCTCCGCCAAGACGCACGAGGTGGAGCTGAACGCGCTGATCGAGGCAGCCCTCCCCCGCCCATAA
- a CDS encoding DUF6104 family protein: MYFTDRGIEELVERRGDEQVSLEWLGERLRDFVDLNPEFETPIERFATWLARLDDIDED, encoded by the coding sequence ATGTACTTCACCGATCGTGGGATCGAGGAACTGGTCGAGCGTCGGGGTGACGAGCAGGTTTCCCTGGAGTGGCTGGGCGAGCGGCTGCGGGACTTCGTCGACCTCAATCCCGAGTTCGAGACGCCGATCGAGCGCTTCGCCACCTGGCTGGCTCGCCTTGACGACATCGACGAGGACTGA
- a CDS encoding bifunctional polysaccharide deacetylase/glycosyltransferase family 2 protein translates to MAEPPIPLGRRRRAVPPPRWILLGMLLTVLACVLLVNAYANASFTPDHQHSNRGQRDVPTSIVTGGPIISANSEQVRSYRLPDRTIALTFDDGPDPVWTPEVLRVLDHHQVKGTFFVLGAQAARHPDVARDLVGRGHELGVHTFTHPDLAELSGWRRDLEYAQTQLALAAVTGVRTSLVRFPYSSHADAIDNEDWPVLTAAGDLGYLTVLNDTDSQDWALPGVDKIVENATPNGTSGAITLWHDAGGDRAQTVAALDRFIPMMKERGYRFVTATEGVNLAFTAAGVDHRVDSGAAAAAGDRWRGRMLVWAVRGADHVLNAFGILFVVVGVLTLGRTVVLFLLAGRHARRRRAKDWTWGPPVTAPVSVIVPAYNEKEGIAAAVRSLAGGDHPGGIEVLVVDDGSTDGTADIVDALRLPNVRVVRKPNGGKPSALNTGVALARHDLIVMVDGDTVFEPDAVRRLVQPFADPQVGAVAGNVKVGNRRSLIAKWQHIEYVIGFNLDRRLYETLRCMPTVPGAIGAFRRQALRYAGGMTDDTLAEDTDITIALGRAGWKVVYEETARAWTEAPTSIGQLWKQRYRWSYGTMQAMWKHRRSVFDRGASGRFTRRCLFFLSLFGVLLPLFAPVIDLLALYGLFFLDRTATAVAWLVMLGVQLVTAVVAFRLDREKLGVLWVLPLQQFVYRQLMYLVMIQAVVTALTGGRLGWQKLRRTGLEPAASRTAG, encoded by the coding sequence ATGGCTGAGCCGCCGATCCCACTGGGCCGTCGCCGCCGGGCCGTACCACCACCGCGCTGGATCCTGCTGGGCATGCTGCTGACCGTCCTGGCCTGCGTGCTCCTCGTCAACGCGTACGCCAACGCGTCCTTCACCCCGGACCACCAGCACAGCAACCGGGGGCAACGCGACGTCCCCACCTCGATCGTGACCGGCGGACCGATCATCAGCGCCAACAGCGAGCAGGTCCGCTCCTACCGGCTGCCGGACCGGACGATCGCGCTCACCTTCGACGACGGCCCCGACCCGGTCTGGACCCCCGAGGTGCTGCGCGTCCTGGACCACCACCAGGTCAAGGGCACGTTCTTCGTGCTGGGTGCACAGGCCGCCCGGCACCCCGACGTGGCCCGGGACCTGGTCGGCAGAGGCCACGAGCTCGGTGTGCACACGTTCACCCACCCCGACCTCGCCGAACTGTCCGGATGGCGGCGAGACCTGGAGTACGCCCAGACGCAGCTCGCCCTGGCAGCCGTCACCGGCGTGCGCACCTCGCTGGTCCGGTTCCCGTACTCCTCGCATGCCGACGCGATCGACAACGAGGACTGGCCGGTGTTGACCGCCGCCGGCGACCTGGGCTACCTGACGGTGCTCAACGACACCGACAGTCAGGACTGGGCGCTGCCCGGCGTAGACAAGATCGTCGAGAATGCGACCCCGAACGGCACATCGGGCGCCATCACCCTCTGGCACGACGCCGGCGGCGACCGGGCACAGACCGTCGCCGCCCTCGACCGTTTCATCCCGATGATGAAGGAACGGGGATACCGCTTCGTCACCGCTACCGAGGGAGTGAACCTCGCCTTCACCGCCGCAGGTGTCGACCACCGGGTGGACTCCGGTGCGGCCGCCGCCGCCGGGGACCGCTGGCGCGGCCGGATGCTGGTCTGGGCGGTGCGGGGCGCCGACCACGTGCTGAACGCGTTCGGGATCCTCTTCGTGGTCGTCGGCGTGCTCACGCTGGGACGTACCGTCGTGCTGTTCCTGCTCGCCGGGCGGCACGCCCGCCGCCGTCGAGCCAAGGACTGGACGTGGGGGCCGCCGGTCACCGCCCCGGTGTCGGTCATCGTCCCCGCGTACAACGAGAAGGAGGGGATCGCCGCGGCGGTCCGCTCACTGGCCGGCGGCGACCATCCCGGCGGGATCGAGGTTCTCGTCGTCGACGACGGCTCCACCGACGGGACCGCGGACATCGTCGACGCACTCCGTCTGCCCAACGTCCGGGTGGTCCGCAAGCCCAACGGCGGCAAGCCCAGCGCGTTGAACACCGGCGTGGCGCTGGCCCGGCACGACCTGATCGTGATGGTCGACGGGGATACCGTCTTCGAGCCCGACGCCGTCCGCCGGCTCGTGCAGCCCTTCGCGGACCCGCAGGTGGGCGCGGTGGCCGGCAACGTGAAGGTCGGCAACCGGCGCAGCCTGATCGCCAAGTGGCAGCACATCGAGTACGTCATCGGGTTCAACCTGGACCGGCGTCTCTACGAGACGTTGCGCTGCATGCCGACGGTGCCCGGGGCGATCGGCGCCTTCCGGCGGCAGGCGCTGCGCTACGCCGGTGGGATGACCGATGACACCCTGGCCGAGGACACCGACATCACCATCGCCCTCGGCCGGGCCGGCTGGAAGGTCGTCTACGAGGAGACGGCCCGCGCCTGGACCGAGGCGCCGACGAGCATCGGCCAGCTCTGGAAACAGCGCTACCGGTGGAGCTACGGCACCATGCAGGCGATGTGGAAGCATCGCCGCTCCGTGTTCGACCGGGGCGCGTCGGGCCGGTTCACCCGGCGTTGCCTGTTCTTCCTCAGCCTCTTCGGGGTGCTGCTGCCGCTGTTCGCGCCGGTGATCGACCTGCTGGCCCTGTACGGCCTGTTCTTCCTCGACCGGACCGCCACGGCGGTTGCCTGGCTGGTCATGCTCGGCGTGCAGCTGGTCACCGCAGTGGTGGCGTTCCGGCTGGACCGGGAGAAGCTGGGGGTTCTGTGGGTGCTACCGCTCCAGCAGTTCGTCTACCGGCAGTTGATGTACCTGGTGATGATCCAGGCGGTGGTCACCGCGTTGACCGGCGGCCGGCTGGGCTGGCAGAAACTGCGGCGCACCGGCCTGGAACCGGCTGCCTCCCGGACCGCGGGTTAG